Within the Glycine max cultivar Williams 82 chromosome 12, Glycine_max_v4.0, whole genome shotgun sequence genome, the region ataatttttatacttttaaattaaaatactgaAGGATattttgttagaaaaaaatataaacatcatTCATATcaaaaattgtatatattaaatttaaatgaaatatatttaaaaaaaattaaaaagtctcttggcataaaaaaataatgattattaaaaaaaaattatatatatatatgtacaacataaataaaatatataatttttatactttcaaactaacaaaataaggatgttttaatatataaagaaatttaaatattcttGATATAAAAgttgtatatattaaaattaattataaattagtgttttgacataaaaagaacaatgattatttaaaaaaaacacaaattatatTTTCCTATTATGAACATATGTGCGATAGTGAATATAAATATAGGTAACACAatataaatagaatatataatagttaaaaatattatttttatttttatatttctaaattaaaaaatgaaagatgttttgatataaaaaataaacaccatttatatcaaatattgtataaattaaatttaaatataattatctaaaaatgtctcaatataaaaaaattaataattataaaaaaaataatcatccaATTAGATTTATATGATTACACATGTAAAAAATGAGTATAAACATATGATAGCATCTCACCAAACAAATATTCATCCGGGTATATTTACATTTAGCCGCCTTATAAAATTTGTCcaagtaaaataaaatcttgaataatttattatttttataaattaatttcgttaaaatatttcaaaacctgAAATATTTTTGGagtcaaaatcataaaatattatatcacaTAATTACCGTTATTAAAATGGTAATcattactaataataataataatataaaccaACAGATAATAAAGTAACTATTTTTAACGCTGAAAACTtggataatattaattatacattattaaattatagggcCTTTATTGGCAGCTGAAAAGATgcatccattaaaaaaaaatctcgcaTATAAGTTTATGATTTAGCCTATTGcaagagttaaaaaaattaattaaagagactaactaaattaacaaggacaaattattatataatgaatatcaTTACAAAATGAACTCTGAAATATGTAATATTTAAacgttcaataaaaaataatatcacttAAAATGTAAGGTGAACTTTTTTcctgaaaaaaatagaaatgtaaAGTAAAATATCTGTTTAAAAcattacattaatataaaaataatataatacggAACAATCACTCAAATCAACatcaaattaaaatgtgttgttttcaataataaaaaaataacatcactattttttagataaaaaataacatcactTAAAATGTAAAGTAAACTAACTACTTAAAACATTACACTGATATAACAGAACAATATAATATGGAACAATCACCCTAATCAACATCAAATTAAATTGGGATGTTTTTCCTCAGACCATTGGCTACATAAAATGTAGTCCATTGCCTAATAAGAATAACTTATCTATCTAATCTTTTCCAACGAACACTGCGCGCATTTGAAAATTTAGCATTCATCATCCACAACATTCAccacattaattaattgaagCAAATGATTCGAACCAATTGTTTAAAACtccatttttataagaaatcatTCTAAAAACAgagataaaaaatgttaaatcttgtattataattatttacaatGAACTTAAAcatgaataataaaaacataaacattATCAGAGCTTTCATACAATTCTTCAAATTGCGCAAACtgttctaaaaaatattaaaatacattaaGATGAGCCATttatagtaaaataatattaataatcaactttcaacttgtaaatgtaagagaaaaaacaagaaacagAAAATCGGTAAAATTAGAAGAGAGAAACCCTACTTTCCAAAAAGGACAACTTACTATCTTGTTTTTTAAGAGCAAAACCCTTGTTTACAGCGGGGTCACTCACGCTTAAATAGAAGAGAAAAtccatttcaaatttcaaaaccatcATTAATGTCAGTTAATTTATTTCACTAATCGTGcttcaaatgaaaattataaatgactaattatttttattccattaaattcaaattgctaattaacatacaaaaatatctttgttttggttggaaaaatatttcctgCCCGACCAGTCTGGAAAAATAGAATCTTAATAATTACTAATCGGGAACGTGATTTGaacagataaaaataattgCTTTTCAATTTTTGGCATAGCTAATTTGCTACATTACGGGTAATTCACATATCTTACTTTATACTTAAAGGATAATAAATTGAAggagtaatttatttttttaattagaacatcttcattaattaaatttgatttggcACTGGTTGTCTATGATTCATGATCTTTATTAGAATATTGTTTTGGACTCTTATATAAGAATCTAGATAATCATTTGATTGGTATAAATTGTTttcgttaataaaaaaaatttaataagaaatttCACTAGGCTATGATtatattctttattaaaatactattttcaattattttattaaaatttagatacattattttattggtataaatgattttcattaatttgactttcattttttaattatctgcatattataatttttaaaatactgtttttatagaaaaataaaacaaatttctaatatttttaaatataaaataaattttcatttttgcttaattttttttacaattaagcgttaaaattttatataaaagatctttttaatataaaattactatccatttaattacaaactgaaaatgtaaaatataaaaatatataatttattatcatttaagttTTCCACTGATAATTTTAaggttataaattataatattttaattaaaatatttatttttaaaatatacaattataatataaaaatacttctgcaattacatttttatcccaaaaagaGCAGGAAAGTTAAAATTACTATGttaatcttaaaattttgaGTGGAAAGATATTTcctatttaaaatgaaaaattatataaaattactcttttatctttaaaaaaaacgaaaaagttaaattatatatttatagaaaatgtcTCAACCACTGTGTCAATCCTCACTATTTTGTCATATATGTTGCCAGCAATGACATAGACTCCTATATAAGTCTTATATAAGTCTtgacaaatttatttctttaaaacttagtttataaaaaatttaaataattttaaaattaattaatacttcaCTTCATTATATATGATTCTAgtgtcaaaattaaaaattatttagttttcacttgattatataaaaataaataaatacttatatcttttaattttgatcacttaattaaataagatttaatggTCAATATTTATTgttctcattttaaaaatacaaaaaactataaatttggaccatataaacatatattaataattaagtttaaatattatCTAACAATTAATGACTACATAAAAGCTAtatgcatttatttattaatcttaattatttaaataagatCTAATACATAATATTTTCTCATAACTTGGGGAATCAAGGTTCAAATTTTCCCGTGGAAAGAAATGTCTAGatataatatttgattataCTTCAAACCAGATTACCTTTAAAGAAGAAAACCTATGCAAAACCAAAATATAAggcaatattaattaatattcttatttttcacatcttatatatatatatatatatatatatatatatatatatatatatatatatatatattcaacccAACTTTTAGTTTAACTTACTAATGTTAATAACataaatcaaaacatttttttgacataaaaattcattataatttatttaaacaaatatattagTAAGGTGTTTTagtaaattacttttatttttaaaataaaataaaatacaaatttccCCCTCCTCTGTCCCTTCTCTCAAGTTTTTCTCTATCTGACAAACTATTGTCTTTCCAAAATTCAACCATTCTTGAACCTGACTGACAGGAAATGGGGTTTAAGTAAAAAGGCATAATTGTGGTATATATGTCAATAGGAGACTCGAGATCAAGATACATGGCTTGAACTAAAATAAgttgaaaaacagaaaaaaaatacaaaaaaaaaagaagttgaaaacttagatgtttaaatttaaatatcttttgctgcatttttaaatattatttagtaataaaaaaattataaaaaaaaaactcacaaattGACCTAACTCGCCATTGAATTGGGCTGAGCAAATTAACAGGTTGGGTGAACTAGGTAAAAGAGCAAAGGATATTTTGGCTCACGGGGTCATGACTTGTTTCCACAGCTTTAACTCGAATCAAGTTATTAAAGTGTAGCACAGTTTTCGTGTTTGTATCCCACATTCTAGTCATGCATGTCCACGGTACACATAATGTAGTGGAGTTAGAAttgaaaactaaaactaatattaTCATTGATCATTGATAATAACGTCTGAGTTTAGTAATTTATGAACAGTTCATTTTATTAACTAATTGCATATTTGTTGTCATAAAAGAGCTCACGTAATTGGAATTTTCTTCAGTTCAACACGTCTTGAGTCCTACAAGCAATGACCATAAAACCACCTCATCTGGCTTCATAGTCATATTCTCTATCATATTTAATGTCTCTTCTAGAGGACCACATAATTTACCCTATATGATATCAATGAGCAGAATGCTCACTACCACACGGCTCATGCACTGAACCCCATCTTACCTCTTAGTGAATTTATTCACCTTCAAAGTTCAAATCCTTGTATTCATTCCAAAAAGGACCTTACGAAGAGCTACTTGAAGACTCATCAAGCCAAAAGATATGATGAGGACATGATCAAGAGCAAGAGCAAGGATTCACTTGAAGGACTTgaaggacctatgacaagggttAGAGCAAAGAAAGTCAAGGAAGCTATTCAACAattgttgtccatactatttgaatacaagtctaagtttcaaggataaaagtctaaagttgtgagttgtatcatggcccaaatggaggaggattAAATGACACTACTTTGTCttaattttagagtgtttagtttgtctaaacaatggcccaatccttgtaaagttggctgaccaaaaatatgttttgggttaatcaactaaaagggttttagtttggtttagttcaagttgtaataagggtcCAATTGGCAatctaggcatcagccttttgggagaccaaatggtggctagCTTGATGACAGTTGGGGATGGCTTTTGGTTGTCACAATTTTAGTTACACTCAGtcattaagttcttttaattccctaggttagtggcattaagttcttttaattctaggttaatggatcattactaaaatctgatgtaaagcttctatataagttgaatcattttatcaataaacacaagttgagttttattcagaaaattagaatttatctcttttatcttagtgagagtgattctcctaagttcttgagtgattcaagaacaccttgactatatcaaaggactttcacaacctttatgtgttgccctcgccggaaatagtaattttttccttccttccatcttcaaccttgttctttcaaaccacaattccagaaaattcaCTTCTGTCTAGAATTACCTCGTGatcataactcccattttacacgctcaaattaagtgattcttgagcctaaattgaatttcaaaacgagatctttcacctcgttttggaatcacctcatttggagccttgtagcttgagttattgtcatttctatATTCCTGTCCAGTCActacttaacctacgttttatcatctcattctttcattttatgtcaagaaccaccttattaaggccCACGAAATTAGTCACCGCCCAATCCTTAAATCTTGtcaattttccatcctttccttaatcaattttcaCATTTTCCATCAAGATTTAATcttagacgatcctaagtcaacCTTTGTGCAATGAAGATTCATATCAAGATAGCACCTAAAGTTGAGGTGTTTTAATTCCAAACTAACTATTGTACCTTTCAAGTCCCACACCACGGGTTTAAGGGCCTAAATCTGGAGATAGTGCCTTAAATGAGATCATGAAAGTTTGGTGGTGAGTATGAATTTCAATGCTGCAGAATATGAGTCTTGCTAACGTGTCATGTGCAACcattagtaaattaaaaaatatatatttatagtgaaaatcatagaaaaacataaaaaaaaatcagacaatataattttacttataccaataaaaataaatttttttaatttcttataccaataaaaataattttttttaatttcttaaccaatgTCCTAAGACACACTTGttaatatttgtcataatatatatattatcctcATATGTGGCCATGTTGGGTTGCCCCCGATCCACCAAGTTCGATCCTCAACCGATTAAATAGTGGGGTCCAACACAAGGTTAGATAGCTTTAACACTTCACAGACTTGCACTAAAAAGAGAACATGTGCATGTGACATTCTCGTGTTTTGCTTTGCACCTTTACTTTTCACCACCCAAATTCGCTAATGTTTTCAATTCTTCATCTATGGGCAACTTGTGAAATAAACAAGTTACAATAAATTTGCGTAACTCTTTGGCGAAATGTCATCAAATGCTATTCATTCACGCTGTAGTAGAAAATAATTAAGCAAGCAAGCTCTTTGACTAGACAATTTCATTTGGTACTTGGTAGTACATTTGTAATTTATGCTATTGACAAACATTTTTAATACAATAATTGGCCTGTACAACATGGATAACACGTATAACATGAATAGCACATGTAgcattattgataaatattattaacGTACCTTGTAGCCAAGATTCGTTACTTTAGATTTTGGAATTTGTATATAGacacaaacataaaaagaataaaaataatgtttcttTATCTACATCTCCATACCTGTATTCTCTAAAAGTCCAAAGACAAAGACTtggaaacaaataaattatacccttttgctgcCAACACAGAAATAGCCAATATAAAGTGAATTTTATTGGTAAGACAAAGTAACAAGTTCCACAAATTGCACTGGAGTTACCTCCAGATCATCTTGCATCAGCAGAGGTAAAAGAGTCTGCAAAACCAGTAGGCCTAGCTGGTATGCTTCCTTCACTGTGTGCACTTGTATAGCTTGATTCTTTGCCTTCTGATTCCTTCCAATCTTTCAGCAACTGAGGAAGTGGTTGACTGAAGTCAATGCCAGAGCCATAATCAAATTCTTCATCAACAGGTCGCCATTTCTCCACTAATGCGGATAGCACACTGACTGCATGACTCATATCAGGCCTGTGACTTGCATCCCTGGAAGTGCAGTGTCCAGCGAGTTCAGCCACAATAGAAATGCTCTCAAAAGCCTCTTCACTTGCTTCAAGAGCTGGGTCAATGGCTGCCATAAGTGTTTCTTTGCTGGATTTAATTTGCCAAAACCATTCAGCTAGGTATCGACTTTCCTCCGACCGGCTCTCGTCAAGAGCCATTAGTCCAGTCAGAAGTTCCATCAAGACCACACCGTAGCTGAAAACGTCAACTTTAGTGGTGATTTTCCCCATCACTGCAACTCACAAAAGCTTATATTAGTGTGTGAAGCTAGATGCATCAAACTTACACCTGAGAGGTTCAACAAGTGTAGAGATTCAATTCAATCACATTTACATTTATGCAAGGATTTGAAGATCATATTGCTTACAAATTCTGTAGTATTCAACTCACATCTGAACATATAAATATAGTTAGACATCATTTTCTTGTTAACTGCTTAAAATAATGTGTGCAAACACTACTTGCAGAATAGATAAATACAAAACAGtatattttaagtaattagttgCCTTGGGTCTTGAAAAAACAGTCTTATGCTTTTAGCAACTGAAGGAACAGAGCATGCCTGACAACATAGAAAAGACCAAACAACATGTTACTATAGTTCTATTAAATTAATCTTCATATTcctaaaaaaatgcacacacaaaatgaaaacttgACCTCTTATTGAACACTTTATACTTGgacgtattttattttaaggacATCCTAACTGAAATAAACTAACAACTACCGAGAGAACATCGTGGTCATTGCCACTAAAACATGGTATAATGGTCCATTTCAACAGTTGTTTCAAGGTTAGAAGGAATGTACAGAATATGCTTACCTGCATATTCAGGGGCAAGATAACCAAATGTTCCTGCAAGCTTTGTTGCCACAGACTTCTGGCCATCCGGGGCAAGTTTCACCAGGCCAAAATCAGAAACTTTTGCGTGAAAATCATCCCCCAGTAGAATATTAGAAGACTTGAGGTCGCGATGGATGAAGGTTTGGCGTGCAAGACCATGAAGGTATTCCATCGCTCTAGCAACATCAAGGGCTATTGTAAGCCTCTGAGACAGCGACAATGGCTCCAATTTCAAGTTTTTCCAATGAAAAAGATGCCTGCTTAGAGCACCCATAGGCATATATTCATAAACCAAAATTCTTTCATTTCCTTCAATGGAATAGCCTAGTAGGGATACCAAATGCCGGTGCCGGACCTTGGAAAGAACAGCTATTTCAGCTTGAAACTCCTCCAGTGCTCTACTGCTAACAGCTCCACATTCCATTCTCTTCACTgctatttttttaccattttctAGCTCACCCTTGTAAACAGTTCCAAACCCACCATGGCCTAGCTCATTTTCTGAAGCAAAGTTATTGGTGACCTTGCGTAGATCTTGAATGGAGATGGCAATGTTTCTATCCTCAATTACATGAGAGCTTTCAGTTTCACCACTAATGTTGGTCAGAGAACTTATCCCTGTCTTTGTTGATAAGCTTCCGGTGGTGCTATCCATAActgcaaatttaatcatctttTCTGGATAAGATGGATCTTTAGTGTGAACCACAACTTTGGAGGCTTTTTCCTTCTTCAAGCAACATATTAAGAGAGAAGTAACCAAAAGAGCTACAAATGCAAAGATTGCAGCTCCAGCTACTATAGCTACTGTTTTGAATCTTTTGAAGCCATTTCGGTGGGGTTTTAACCGGACAGAACTAGACTGATTCGAATTCGAGCTTGGACTCTGCCTTGGAGAAGGTTGCATATGGGAGTATGGTGGGGATGGTGACCGCGACGGGTCGTGGGGTGAAGGCTGTGCACTTGAAGGTGGCCTGCTTGTAAAAGGCGTGGGACTGGGACTACTTACAGGTTGATTACCAAGACGAGGGTTACCCTCAATAATAACCTTCACACCACTATGAAAGTTTGGCAGTGGTGGCTCAACATTGTTATCTCTTAAATCCAACAACCTCAAAGATTTCAATTCAGTAAATTTACTAGGAACTTTGCCGGTAATATTATTTTCAGCAAGCCTAATTTCAAGGAGTGAATCTAACTTAGCTAGTGACGAACTCAGTGTACCATTCAGCTGTTGTCTTGGCAAATTGATTATAGATACCTTTGAATTCTGATCGCAGCTCAATCCGAACCACGATTCTCCACACGGATCATTACCTGACCATTTAGAAGCAAGACCTGAAGGGTAATTCAGATTATTGAGAAAATCCAGCAGTGCAGTAACTTGAGGGGCACATTCAAGCCCAGGCTTGGACtgacaaaataaattagaatcATAAGATACTTTGTCAGCCTTAAACTTTG harbors:
- the LOC100815045 gene encoding receptor protein kinase TMK1 codes for the protein MMGMMKVSIFVFLTLMITMGCYGVTNPNDLRILNDFRKGLKNPELLKWPDNGNDPCGPPSWSYVYCSGGRVTQIQTKNLGLEGSLPPNFNQLYELQNLGLQRNNLSGRLPTFSGLSKLQYAFLDYNEFDSIPSDFFNGLNSIKVLSLEVNPLNATTGWYFPKDLENSVQLINLSLVNCNLVGTLPDFLGTLPSLTNLRLSGNRLTGAIPASFNRSSIQVLWLNDQEGGGMTGPIDVVASMTFLRQVWLHGNQFSGTIPQNIGNLTSLQELNLNSNQLVGLIPDSLANMDLQILVLNNNGFMGPIPKFKADKVSYDSNLFCQSKPGLECAPQVTALLDFLNNLNYPSGLASKWSGNDPCGESWFGLSCDQNSKVSIINLPRQQLNGTLSSSLAKLDSLLEIRLAENNITGKVPSKFTELKSLRLLDLRDNNVEPPLPNFHSGVKVIIEGNPRLGNQPVSSPSPTPFTSRPPSSAQPSPHDPSRSPSPPYSHMQPSPRQSPSSNSNQSSSVRLKPHRNGFKRFKTVAIVAGAAIFAFVALLVTSLLICCLKKEKASKVVVHTKDPSYPEKMIKFAVMDSTTGSLSTKTGISSLTNISGETESSHVIEDRNIAISIQDLRKVTNNFASENELGHGGFGTVYKGELENGKKIAVKRMECGAVSSRALEEFQAEIAVLSKVRHRHLVSLLGYSIEGNERILVYEYMPMGALSRHLFHWKNLKLEPLSLSQRLTIALDVARAMEYLHGLARQTFIHRDLKSSNILLGDDFHAKVSDFGLVKLAPDGQKSVATKLAGTFGYLAPEYAVMGKITTKVDVFSYGVVLMELLTGLMALDESRSEESRYLAEWFWQIKSSKETLMAAIDPALEASEEAFESISIVAELAGHCTSRDASHRPDMSHAVSVLSALVEKWRPVDEEFDYGSGIDFSQPLPQLLKDWKESEGKESSYTSAHSEGSIPARPTGFADSFTSADAR